A DNA window from Oncorhynchus tshawytscha isolate Ot180627B linkage group LG13, Otsh_v2.0, whole genome shotgun sequence contains the following coding sequences:
- the LOC112265099 gene encoding sodium channel subunit beta-4 isoform X2 encodes MESKGSGRFTMSRCLRSGDTVHASVVVTLLLGVWCASALEVSVGKVPFMEAMNGSTVLLPCIYSSCIGIKNLYFNWHYNDNGTMAKLCEGVIPIEGVEPRVQEYQERIEFVGSSKHNNISILLFNVTFEDEGEYTCFARNPKEKNRNHSAVFTLFVVDELKVVDNTVTTIIVSVVGGVIGLIIVVMVTKTVVLLILKKSAEKNAGIRTDSSSATASPL; translated from the exons ATGGAGTCCAAAGGAAGCGGCAGGTTCACTATGTCCAGGTGTTTGCGCTCAGGAGACACCGTCCATGCAAGTGTTGTCGTCACACTTCTGCTCG GGGTATGGTGTGCTTCAGCGCTGGAGGTGTCAGTGGGGAAGGTGCCCTTCATGGAAGCGATGAACGGCAGCACGGTGCTGTTACCCTGCATCTACTCCAGCTGCATCGGCATCAAAAACCTCTACTTCAACTGGCACTACAACGACAACGGCACCATGGCGAAG CTGTGTGAGGGGGTGATCCCTATAGAAGGTGTGGAACCACGGGTGCAGGAGTACCAGGAGCGGATAGAGTTTGTGGGCAGCAGCAAGCACAATAACATCTCCATCCTGCTGTTCAACGTGACCTTCGAGGACGAGGGCGAGTACACCTGTTTCGCCCGGAACCCCAAGGAGAAGAACCGCAACCATAGCGCCGTCTTCACCCTGTTCGTGGTGGATGAAC tgAAAGTGGTTGACAATACCGTAACCACCATCATTGTGTCTGTCGTTGGCGGAGTCATCGGGTTGATCATTGTTGTCATGGTGACAAAGACTGTGGTGCTCCTCATCCTAAAAAAGTCTGCAGAGAAGAA CGCTGGGATTCGAACCGACAGCTCTTCGGCTACCGCCTCCCCCCTTTGA
- the LOC112265099 gene encoding sodium channel subunit beta-4 isoform X1, giving the protein MESKGSGRFTMSRCLRSGDTVHASVVVTLLLGVWCASALEVSVGKVPFMEAMNGSTVLLPCIYSSCIGIKNLYFNWHYNDNGTMAKLCEGVIPIEGVEPRVQEYQERIEFVGSSKHNNISILLFNVTFEDEGEYTCFARNPKEKNRNHSAVFTLFVVDELKVVDNTVTTIIVSVVGGVIGLIIVVMVTKTVVLLILKKSAEKNKECLVSSGQDNTENGLSAAKADNKATPKA; this is encoded by the exons ATGGAGTCCAAAGGAAGCGGCAGGTTCACTATGTCCAGGTGTTTGCGCTCAGGAGACACCGTCCATGCAAGTGTTGTCGTCACACTTCTGCTCG GGGTATGGTGTGCTTCAGCGCTGGAGGTGTCAGTGGGGAAGGTGCCCTTCATGGAAGCGATGAACGGCAGCACGGTGCTGTTACCCTGCATCTACTCCAGCTGCATCGGCATCAAAAACCTCTACTTCAACTGGCACTACAACGACAACGGCACCATGGCGAAG CTGTGTGAGGGGGTGATCCCTATAGAAGGTGTGGAACCACGGGTGCAGGAGTACCAGGAGCGGATAGAGTTTGTGGGCAGCAGCAAGCACAATAACATCTCCATCCTGCTGTTCAACGTGACCTTCGAGGACGAGGGCGAGTACACCTGTTTCGCCCGGAACCCCAAGGAGAAGAACCGCAACCATAGCGCCGTCTTCACCCTGTTCGTGGTGGATGAAC tgAAAGTGGTTGACAATACCGTAACCACCATCATTGTGTCTGTCGTTGGCGGAGTCATCGGGTTGATCATTGTTGTCATGGTGACAAAGACTGTGGTGCTCCTCATCCTAAAAAAGTCTGCAGAGAAGAA TAAAGAGTGCCTTGTGAGCTCAGGACAGGACAACACAGAAAATGGACTCAGCGCAGCCAAAGCGGACAACAAAGCCACACCAAAGGCATGA